A window of Corallococcus macrosporus DSM 14697 contains these coding sequences:
- a CDS encoding VWA domain-containing protein gives MKRLSLRAVTRVATGLACVVGLWGGVASADEHVLVLLDRTGSMGLQSVPGKTRFQVAKERIVAFLNSAAGEPRRYAFWTFEGTSYTPVYNFNQNATQAQVEAAVNAAVLGGNTPLARSVCAAVDELIGFLPNEFHTKRVYLATDGLENATPSGDQCAGFNSATPYPLLEVNSWQWKVRNKACTGLATAPGACSAGIPPMGLTLIVDIDHLFDYVPLRAGSLLEPDDAGRDFASLTPERDAAFFTGLADETQGAYKAITPSTPQSEATPLAGDANLDGCVDVSDRSVVLSLYGQGVPSGSPADFNRDRVVNVYDYNTVLQNYGSGCP, from the coding sequence ATGAAACGTCTGTCTCTGCGAGCGGTGACCCGCGTCGCGACGGGTCTGGCCTGTGTCGTGGGCCTCTGGGGGGGCGTGGCGAGCGCGGATGAGCATGTCCTGGTGCTGCTGGACCGGACGGGGAGCATGGGGTTGCAGTCGGTGCCTGGGAAGACGCGCTTCCAGGTCGCGAAGGAGCGCATCGTCGCCTTCCTGAACTCGGCGGCGGGCGAGCCGCGGCGCTACGCGTTCTGGACGTTCGAGGGCACGAGCTACACACCCGTCTACAATTTCAACCAGAACGCCACGCAGGCCCAGGTGGAGGCGGCGGTGAATGCCGCGGTGCTGGGGGGCAACACCCCGCTGGCGCGCTCCGTCTGCGCGGCGGTGGACGAGCTCATCGGCTTCCTGCCCAACGAGTTTCACACCAAGCGCGTCTACCTGGCGACGGACGGGCTGGAGAACGCGACGCCGTCCGGGGACCAGTGCGCAGGCTTCAACAGCGCGACGCCGTACCCGCTGCTGGAGGTGAATAGCTGGCAGTGGAAGGTGCGCAACAAGGCGTGCACGGGGCTGGCGACGGCGCCGGGCGCCTGCTCGGCGGGCATCCCGCCCATGGGGCTGACGCTCATCGTCGACATCGACCACCTGTTCGACTACGTCCCCCTGCGCGCGGGCTCGCTGCTGGAGCCGGACGACGCGGGGCGCGACTTCGCGTCGCTGACGCCCGAGCGGGACGCCGCGTTCTTCACCGGCCTGGCGGACGAGACGCAGGGGGCCTACAAGGCCATCACCCCGTCCACGCCGCAGAGCGAGGCCACGCCGCTGGCGGGCGACGCGAACCTGGACGGGTGCGTCGACGTGTCGGACCGTTCGGTGGTGCTGTCGCTGTACGGGCAGGGCGTCCCGTCGGGTTCGCCCGCGGACTTCAACCGCGACCGCGTGGTGAACGTGTACGACTACAACACCGTGCTCCAGAACTACGGGAGCGGCTGCCCGTAG
- a CDS encoding VWA domain-containing protein: MRQDLKRLFTNAGVALACVTGLASGTALAAEEHILILLDRTGSMISTSTGGRSRMEIAKRRIESFVSAVPPPGTTYRYAFWTFAGTSYTPVYDFSDSASPAQIIAAANGVYASGNTPLAGSICSAIDSLLDFMPTDLNLKRLYLVTDGEENTTPSIDQCHGPWSAGTWPNLTTGSWQWKVRNKACTGIANAPGPCEFPPPYPPGLTLIADIDYLFTDNIPLRGEEAPNELFGERSLTAAPAGAAAVAELAFFQGLAQETGGRYQSITQQTPPTQAQPLPGDANLNGCVDVTDRSLVLSKYNQRVPAGDPADFNRNLVIDTGDYQTVLNNYGQGCSNPVPTRQ, translated from the coding sequence ATGCGTCAAGACCTGAAGCGTCTCTTCACGAACGCCGGGGTGGCCCTGGCCTGTGTCACGGGCCTGGCGTCCGGCACCGCGCTGGCCGCCGAGGAGCACATCCTCATCCTGCTGGACCGGACGGGCAGCATGATCTCCACCTCGACGGGGGGGCGCTCCCGCATGGAGATCGCCAAGCGGCGCATCGAGAGCTTCGTCAGCGCGGTCCCGCCGCCGGGGACGACCTACCGGTATGCGTTCTGGACGTTCGCCGGGACGAGCTACACCCCGGTGTACGACTTCAGCGACAGCGCCTCGCCCGCGCAGATCATCGCGGCGGCCAACGGCGTCTACGCGTCGGGCAACACGCCGCTGGCCGGCTCCATCTGCTCGGCCATCGACTCGCTGCTCGACTTCATGCCGACGGACCTGAACCTCAAGCGCCTCTACCTGGTGACGGACGGCGAGGAGAACACCACCCCCTCCATTGACCAGTGCCACGGCCCCTGGAGCGCGGGCACGTGGCCGAACCTCACCACGGGGAGCTGGCAGTGGAAGGTCCGCAACAAGGCGTGCACGGGCATCGCCAACGCGCCGGGGCCCTGCGAGTTCCCCCCGCCGTATCCGCCCGGCCTCACCCTCATCGCGGACATCGACTACCTCTTCACGGACAACATCCCCCTGCGCGGGGAGGAGGCCCCCAACGAGCTGTTCGGCGAGCGGAGCCTGACGGCGGCGCCGGCCGGCGCCGCGGCCGTCGCGGAGCTCGCCTTCTTCCAGGGGCTCGCGCAGGAGACCGGCGGGCGCTACCAGAGCATCACCCAGCAGACGCCGCCCACGCAGGCGCAGCCGCTGCCGGGTGACGCCAACCTGAACGGCTGCGTCGACGTGACGGACCGCTCCCTGGTGCTCAGCAAGTACAACCAGCGCGTGCCCGCGGGGGACCCGGCCGACTTCAACCGCAACCTCGTCATCGACACCGGCGACTACCAGACGGTGCTGAACAACTACGGCCAGGGCTGCTCCAACCCCGTACCTACCCGGCAGTAG
- a CDS encoding S8 family serine peptidase has protein sequence MRKTRLWTRGGRRSLTALALGSSLTLSLSSLAASTPGAKPPSAARLGPARLVVAPAAPGLVSDAGRNTLVTSAGLVFHRTARPVSGLRTLSVPDTAIQLHVWKELRDDGTAEDFTAYTRGGAEVLGRVRPTTYVVQLEAARFDPLAQAQPLALSQLAAAPDNTLRLVQFWATPLPEYTEAITRRGGKVLRFLTDHTFIVELDADAQKRVTELPYVRWVGPYHPEYRLEGVLRDALTGRAAPLPPQRYSIMLGERGAARQRQVVALVERLGGRVDLVEPAGLRVEATLDAAQLQQVARSNAVQAIDRWGGPGEKDMNAVREVGGANFIEQVAGFTGQGVRGEIFDTELRADHREWAVAPLLHSADYGSAFNLHGTSCYSNNFARGVDPLARGVIPSGQGIFFDYSEATQFGGSKSRYDINRELTDPAGPYRAVFQTSSVGSARVRTYTTLSAEVDDYLFRAPILSTQSQSNAGNQDSRPQAWAKNIVSVGGFYHQDTAARSDDRWSFSGSIGPAADGRIKPDLAFFYDSIRSASGSGTASYTEFGGTSSATPQTSGYFGLLFQMWHRGVWVGFGGRSDVFESRPQMATAKALMINNAYRYNWPAGGSNGDIDRYKQGWGTADVRRLYERAPKTSIIDETDPIRPLGARTYNVTVLPNETELNVTLVYTDPMGTVGAAQARVNDLSLRVTAPNGSTVYWGNNGLTAGNFSTAGGTSNTRDTVENVFIQNPTAGRWKVEVLGDEIVQDAHAETPEVDADYGLVVSGGVIVVGDVTGDGCVDAQDVNAITAEFGRTVPPASPALDLNSDGIINILDRNLALQNYGKGCP, from the coding sequence ATGCGCAAGACTCGGCTTTGGACCCGGGGTGGTCGGCGTTCGCTGACGGCCCTGGCCCTGGGAAGCTCTCTCACGCTGTCGCTGTCCTCACTCGCCGCGAGCACACCGGGCGCGAAGCCACCGTCCGCGGCGCGGCTCGGGCCCGCGCGGCTCGTCGTCGCGCCGGCCGCGCCGGGCCTCGTCTCCGACGCGGGCCGCAACACGCTGGTGACGTCGGCGGGCCTCGTCTTCCACCGCACGGCGCGGCCCGTCTCCGGGCTGCGCACCCTGAGCGTCCCCGACACCGCCATCCAGCTCCACGTGTGGAAGGAGCTCCGCGACGACGGGACGGCGGAGGACTTCACGGCGTACACGCGGGGCGGCGCGGAGGTGCTCGGCCGGGTGCGGCCCACCACCTACGTGGTCCAGCTCGAGGCGGCGCGGTTCGACCCGCTGGCCCAGGCCCAGCCGCTGGCGCTGAGCCAGCTCGCGGCGGCCCCGGACAACACGCTGCGCCTGGTGCAGTTCTGGGCCACGCCGCTGCCCGAGTACACCGAGGCCATCACCCGGCGGGGCGGCAAGGTGCTGCGCTTCCTGACGGACCACACCTTCATCGTCGAGCTGGACGCGGACGCGCAGAAGCGGGTGACGGAGCTGCCCTACGTCCGCTGGGTGGGGCCCTATCATCCCGAGTATCGGCTGGAGGGCGTGCTGCGGGACGCGCTCACCGGGAGGGCCGCGCCGCTTCCGCCGCAGCGCTACTCCATCATGCTCGGAGAGCGGGGCGCCGCGCGCCAGCGGCAGGTGGTGGCGCTGGTGGAGCGGCTCGGCGGGAGGGTGGACCTGGTGGAGCCCGCGGGCCTGCGCGTGGAGGCGACGCTGGACGCGGCGCAGCTCCAGCAGGTGGCGCGCTCCAACGCGGTGCAGGCCATCGACCGGTGGGGTGGGCCCGGTGAGAAGGACATGAACGCGGTGCGCGAGGTGGGCGGCGCCAACTTCATCGAGCAGGTGGCCGGCTTCACCGGGCAGGGCGTGCGGGGGGAGATCTTCGACACGGAGCTGCGCGCGGACCACCGCGAGTGGGCCGTGGCGCCCCTCCTACACAGCGCGGACTACGGCAGCGCCTTCAACCTGCACGGCACGAGCTGCTACAGCAACAACTTCGCCCGGGGCGTGGACCCGCTGGCCCGGGGCGTCATCCCCTCGGGCCAGGGCATCTTCTTCGACTACTCCGAGGCCACCCAGTTCGGCGGCTCGAAGTCCCGGTATGACATCAACCGCGAGCTCACCGACCCGGCGGGCCCGTACCGCGCCGTCTTCCAGACATCCAGCGTGGGCAGCGCCCGCGTGCGCACGTACACCACCCTCTCCGCGGAGGTGGATGACTACCTCTTCCGGGCGCCCATCCTCAGCACCCAGTCGCAGAGCAACGCGGGCAACCAGGACTCGCGGCCCCAGGCGTGGGCGAAGAACATCGTCTCGGTGGGGGGCTTCTACCACCAGGACACCGCCGCGCGTTCGGATGACCGGTGGAGCTTCTCCGGGAGCATCGGCCCGGCGGCCGACGGCCGCATCAAGCCGGACCTGGCGTTCTTCTACGACTCCATCCGCTCGGCCTCCGGCAGCGGGACGGCGAGCTACACGGAGTTCGGCGGCACCAGCTCCGCCACGCCGCAGACGTCCGGCTACTTCGGGCTGCTCTTCCAGATGTGGCACCGCGGCGTCTGGGTGGGCTTCGGCGGCCGCTCGGACGTCTTCGAGAGCCGGCCGCAGATGGCCACCGCCAAGGCCCTGATGATCAACAACGCCTACCGCTACAACTGGCCGGCGGGAGGCTCCAACGGCGACATCGACCGCTACAAGCAGGGCTGGGGCACGGCCGACGTGCGCCGGCTGTACGAGCGCGCGCCGAAGACGAGCATCATCGACGAGACGGACCCCATCCGCCCGCTCGGCGCGCGGACCTACAACGTGACGGTGCTCCCCAACGAGACGGAGCTGAACGTCACCCTCGTCTACACCGACCCCATGGGCACGGTGGGCGCGGCGCAGGCGCGCGTCAACGACCTGTCGCTGCGGGTGACGGCCCCCAACGGCAGCACCGTGTACTGGGGCAACAACGGCCTGACGGCGGGCAACTTCTCCACCGCGGGCGGCACGTCCAACACGCGCGACACGGTGGAGAACGTCTTCATCCAGAACCCCACCGCGGGCCGGTGGAAGGTGGAGGTGTTGGGTGACGAGATCGTCCAGGACGCCCACGCCGAGACGCCCGAGGTCGACGCGGACTACGGCCTGGTGGTGAGCGGCGGCGTCATCGTGGTGGGCGACGTCACTGGCGACGGCTGCGTGGACGCGCAGGACGTCAACGCCATCACCGCCGAGTTCGGGCGGACGGTGCCGCCCGCGAGCCCCGCGCTGGACCTCAACTCCGACGGAATCATCAACATCCTCGACCGGAACCTCGCGCTGCAGAACTACGGCAAGGGGTGCCCGTAG
- a CDS encoding ATP-binding cassette domain-containing protein: MSSVRAHRVSFAFSDAVPVLSDVDFHLSPGWTGLVGANGAGKSTLLRLLAGELTPTEGHLQFEPASPTLRLCRQEVEALTPDIAAFAEAWDSVARRLHGQLGLDVTALERWPTLSPGERKRWQVGAALAAEPHLLLLDEPTNHLDAEARTWLISALRRFRGLGIVVSHDRALLESLTTATLRVHHGGARLWPGAYTAARAHWEAEREAEVAVHQQARAEQRRAAHLLDQARREQQAADAARHTRKRLKNKHDNDARSMGAKVVAGWAEAGAGRRVGVARRELERVSEAVGEFTADKTVGRSVFLDYVRSPNPWLFTLDVPGLRAGDVALLGPVKISVSREARVRIEGPNGAGKSTLVRALLENARVPLERVLYLPQDVSAEEARATMDAVRALPPEERGRVLSLVAALGVDPERLLSTEQPSPGETRKLLIARGLGQHAWTLVLDEPTNHLDLPSIERLEAALREYPGALLLVTHDAAFAQACTSEVWRVEHGQVTVTSG; this comes from the coding sequence ATGTCTTCCGTGCGCGCGCACCGCGTGTCGTTCGCGTTTTCCGACGCCGTTCCCGTCCTCTCCGATGTCGACTTCCACCTGTCCCCTGGCTGGACGGGGCTCGTGGGCGCCAATGGCGCCGGCAAGTCCACCCTGCTCCGGCTGCTGGCCGGTGAGCTGACGCCCACCGAGGGACACCTCCAGTTCGAGCCCGCGTCGCCCACGCTCCGCCTCTGCCGTCAGGAGGTGGAGGCGCTGACACCCGACATCGCCGCCTTCGCGGAGGCCTGGGACTCCGTCGCGCGGCGCCTGCATGGCCAGTTGGGCCTGGACGTCACCGCGCTGGAGCGCTGGCCCACGCTGTCTCCGGGCGAGCGCAAGCGGTGGCAGGTGGGCGCGGCGCTGGCCGCGGAGCCCCACCTGCTGCTGTTGGACGAGCCCACCAACCACCTGGACGCGGAGGCCCGCACCTGGCTCATCTCCGCGCTGCGCCGCTTCCGGGGCCTGGGCATCGTCGTGTCCCACGACCGCGCGCTGCTGGAGTCCCTCACCACCGCCACGCTGCGCGTCCACCACGGCGGCGCGCGGTTGTGGCCCGGCGCCTACACCGCCGCGCGCGCCCACTGGGAAGCCGAGCGTGAGGCCGAGGTGGCCGTCCATCAGCAGGCCCGCGCCGAGCAACGCCGCGCGGCGCACCTGCTGGACCAGGCCCGCAGGGAGCAGCAGGCCGCGGACGCCGCGCGGCACACCCGCAAGCGGCTGAAGAACAAGCACGACAATGACGCCCGCTCCATGGGCGCCAAGGTCGTCGCCGGCTGGGCGGAGGCCGGCGCGGGACGGCGCGTGGGCGTCGCGCGGCGCGAGCTGGAGCGCGTCAGCGAGGCCGTGGGCGAATTCACCGCGGACAAGACGGTGGGCCGCTCCGTCTTCCTGGACTACGTGCGCTCCCCCAACCCCTGGCTCTTCACCCTGGACGTGCCGGGCCTGCGCGCGGGAGACGTGGCGCTGCTGGGCCCGGTGAAGATCTCCGTGAGCCGCGAGGCGCGCGTGCGCATCGAAGGCCCCAACGGCGCGGGCAAGAGCACCCTGGTGCGCGCGCTGCTGGAGAACGCGCGCGTCCCGTTGGAGCGCGTGCTCTATCTGCCGCAGGACGTCAGCGCCGAGGAGGCCCGGGCCACGATGGACGCCGTGCGCGCGCTGCCTCCCGAGGAGCGAGGCCGCGTGCTGTCACTGGTCGCGGCGCTGGGCGTGGACCCGGAGCGACTGCTCTCCACCGAGCAACCCTCCCCTGGCGAGACGCGCAAGCTGCTCATCGCCCGGGGACTGGGACAACACGCCTGGACCCTGGTGCTGGACGAGCCCACCAACCACCTGGACCTGCCGTCCATCGAACGGCTGGAGGCGGCGCTGCGCGAATATCCCGGCGCGTTGCTGCTCGTCACCCATGACGCCGCCTTCGCCCAGGCCTGCACCTCCGAGGTGTGGCGCGTGGAGCACGGCCAGGTGACGGTGACGTCCGGGTAG
- a CDS encoding NAD-dependent epimerase/dehydratase family protein — protein sequence MRVLVTGAAGFIAHHVSARLLARGDAVIGVDNLDPAGDVALKQARLARLRALPGARDFTFRHQDVTDGPALRALFEQTRPEAVVHLAARVGVRAPAGTAQAYVDANVSGFLQVLEQSSAARVRHLVYASSSSVYGAGSAPPFQEGAAADHPLSVYAATKRADELLAHAYSHLHGLPVSGLRFFTVYGPWGRPDMAPLRFLRALREGTELPLHGDGQMQRDFTYVEDVAEAVLRVLDRPPQGAPACRVLNVGRGEPVSMRAFLAVLERLMGARARVRSTPAQPGEMDATWADPSALERETGFRPRVSVEEGLARLVTWFQEQSGP from the coding sequence ATGCGGGTACTCGTCACGGGAGCTGCGGGCTTCATCGCCCACCACGTCAGCGCGAGGCTGCTGGCGCGGGGGGACGCGGTCATCGGTGTGGACAACCTGGACCCCGCCGGAGACGTGGCGCTGAAGCAGGCCCGGCTGGCGCGCCTCCGCGCGCTCCCAGGGGCGCGGGACTTCACCTTCCGGCACCAGGACGTCACCGACGGCCCCGCGCTGCGGGCGCTCTTCGAGCAGACGCGCCCCGAGGCCGTGGTCCACCTGGCCGCGCGCGTGGGCGTGCGAGCCCCCGCGGGGACCGCGCAGGCGTACGTGGACGCCAACGTGTCGGGGTTCCTCCAGGTGCTGGAGCAGTCGAGCGCGGCCCGGGTCCGGCACCTGGTCTACGCGTCCTCCAGCTCGGTGTACGGCGCAGGCTCGGCGCCGCCGTTCCAGGAAGGCGCCGCGGCGGACCATCCGCTCAGCGTCTACGCCGCCACCAAGCGCGCGGACGAGCTGCTCGCGCACGCGTACAGCCACCTGCACGGCTTGCCTGTCAGCGGCCTGCGCTTCTTCACGGTGTACGGCCCGTGGGGGCGGCCGGACATGGCGCCCCTGCGCTTCCTCCGGGCGCTGCGCGAAGGCACCGAGCTGCCGCTGCACGGCGACGGCCAGATGCAACGCGACTTCACCTACGTGGAGGACGTGGCGGAGGCCGTGCTGCGGGTGTTGGACCGGCCGCCCCAGGGTGCACCCGCCTGTCGCGTCCTCAACGTGGGCCGGGGCGAGCCCGTTTCGATGCGGGCGTTCCTGGCCGTGCTGGAGCGGCTCATGGGCGCGAGGGCGCGGGTGCGCTCGACGCCCGCGCAGCCCGGAGAGATGGACGCCACCTGGGCGGACCCCTCCGCGCTGGAGCGGGAGACGGGCTTCCGGCCCCGTGTCTCCGTGGAGGAGGGGCTGGCCCGGCTGGTGACGTGGTTCCAGGAACAGTCGGGCCCCTGA
- a CDS encoding FHA domain-containing protein, protein MVSVKQLRPFAGASLDAFRAASGPVALIQQPVELLAQRPGGLAARTVGMAHRAHMDERLLAMLRDFDNLEVHFLQPTVDGEEWTVGRTDECDLLVPDPSVSQHHATLRWNAARGGFTVRDAESMNGTFINGAPLGYRAQVQLQDGDTLAFGDAQFLYLRAETVYEHLRLASPRKAP, encoded by the coding sequence ATGGTGTCCGTGAAACAGCTCCGCCCCTTCGCCGGTGCCTCGCTGGACGCGTTCCGGGCCGCGTCTGGCCCCGTGGCCCTCATCCAGCAGCCCGTGGAGCTCCTCGCCCAGCGCCCCGGGGGCCTGGCGGCGCGGACCGTCGGCATGGCCCACCGCGCGCACATGGACGAGCGGCTGCTCGCCATGCTCCGCGACTTCGACAACCTGGAGGTCCACTTCCTCCAGCCCACCGTGGACGGCGAGGAGTGGACGGTCGGCCGCACCGACGAATGCGACCTGCTGGTGCCCGACCCGTCCGTCTCCCAGCACCACGCCACGCTGCGCTGGAACGCCGCCCGAGGCGGCTTCACCGTGCGTGACGCCGAGTCCATGAACGGCACCTTCATCAACGGCGCCCCCCTGGGCTACCGCGCCCAGGTGCAGCTCCAGGACGGGGACACCCTGGCCTTCGGCGACGCCCAGTTCCTCTACCTGCGCGCCGAGACCGTCTACGAACACCTGCGCCTGGCCAGCCCAAGGAAGGCCCCCTGA
- a CDS encoding Y-family DNA polymerase yields the protein MRRAYLHLTRFPVQRRVVESPELSGRPFALVEAVRGQRRVAFASTSALKAGVRPGMTLTAATALEPGLRHFDYRPEDEQRALTALGEALLPLAPGFQLRAPDGLWLDAGAAHLCGGEDGLGARVLAVCAELGYRAHVVVASEAFTARAVARHGARRVEVVAPGDSARALAPLPLSALEGREGAAFSALGLTTLGEVAALPAGAVAARGGAAGARVHAWCRGEDDTPFVPAVLEEVLEERVVLDFPAESFEPLRFALKTLTDRLGARLSGRCLAAVRLTFTLKLDPTGHRQVTLTLARPTARAKLLHELARHRLEALRLENPVAEVSARVDEHSEDGGQQLALGDTPEGDAALEVVLSRLASTLGEASLFAAGLEPVHRPEAAHGARAFRPPEARRGLSAELLEPGGAGPVSSVPAASRERPSRLLAEPACLEAEVAESGRLLAARMGGRRHRVTALTGPERLGGEWWSESSAFQRDYYRVHFEGLGPAWVFRDGRDGRFYLQGLFD from the coding sequence ATGCGCAGGGCCTATCTGCACCTCACCCGCTTCCCGGTGCAGCGCCGGGTGGTGGAGTCCCCGGAGCTGTCGGGCCGCCCCTTCGCGTTGGTGGAGGCGGTCCGTGGCCAGCGCCGCGTGGCCTTCGCCTCCACCTCCGCGCTGAAGGCGGGAGTCCGTCCGGGGATGACGTTGACGGCGGCCACCGCGCTGGAGCCGGGGCTGCGGCACTTCGACTACCGCCCGGAGGACGAACAGCGCGCGCTGACGGCGCTGGGCGAGGCGCTGTTGCCCCTGGCCCCGGGCTTCCAGCTCCGCGCGCCGGATGGGCTGTGGTTGGACGCGGGGGCCGCGCACCTGTGCGGCGGCGAGGACGGCCTGGGGGCGCGGGTGCTGGCGGTGTGCGCGGAGCTGGGCTACCGGGCGCACGTGGTGGTGGCCTCGGAGGCGTTCACCGCGCGCGCGGTCGCCCGGCATGGCGCGCGCCGGGTGGAGGTGGTGGCCCCGGGAGACAGCGCCCGGGCCCTGGCGCCGCTGCCGCTGTCCGCGCTGGAGGGCCGGGAGGGGGCGGCCTTCTCCGCGTTGGGGCTCACCACGCTGGGGGAGGTGGCCGCGTTGCCCGCGGGGGCCGTGGCGGCCCGGGGCGGCGCGGCCGGCGCCCGGGTCCACGCGTGGTGCCGGGGGGAGGACGACACGCCCTTCGTCCCGGCGGTGTTGGAGGAGGTGCTGGAGGAGCGCGTGGTGCTGGACTTCCCGGCGGAGTCCTTCGAGCCGCTGCGCTTCGCGCTCAAGACGCTGACGGACCGGCTGGGGGCGCGGCTGTCCGGGCGGTGCCTCGCGGCGGTGCGGCTCACCTTCACGCTGAAGCTGGACCCCACGGGACACCGGCAGGTGACGCTGACGCTGGCGCGGCCCACGGCGCGGGCGAAGCTGCTGCACGAGCTGGCGCGGCACCGGCTGGAGGCGCTGCGGCTGGAGAACCCGGTGGCGGAGGTGTCCGCGCGGGTGGACGAGCACTCCGAGGACGGCGGGCAGCAGCTCGCGCTGGGGGACACGCCGGAGGGGGACGCGGCGCTGGAGGTGGTGCTGTCCCGGCTGGCGTCGACGCTGGGGGAGGCGTCGCTCTTCGCGGCGGGCCTGGAGCCCGTCCACCGGCCCGAGGCGGCCCATGGGGCGCGGGCCTTCCGGCCTCCCGAGGCGCGGCGGGGCCTGTCCGCGGAGCTCCTGGAGCCGGGAGGGGCAGGGCCTGTCTCCTCCGTGCCGGCGGCCTCGCGGGAGCGGCCCTCCCGGTTGCTGGCGGAGCCGGCCTGCCTGGAAGCGGAGGTGGCGGAGTCCGGGAGGCTGCTGGCCGCGCGCATGGGCGGGCGGCGGCACCGGGTGACGGCGCTCACGGGGCCGGAGCGGCTGGGCGGGGAGTGGTGGTCGGAGTCCTCCGCCTTCCAGCGGGACTACTACCGGGTTCACTTCGAGGGGTTGGGCCCCGCCTGGGTGTTCCGCGACGGACGGGATGGCCGCTTCTACCTCCAGGGACTGTTCGACTGA
- a CDS encoding ImuA family protein: protein MSAAEQRVGVGQETGSVVARLRERIRQLQAAPRRYLAVLRTGLDAVDALLPAGGLPLGQVVELCGEAASGRTSLALQAVASAHREARLCAWVDGPRELYPPAAAGLGVDLERLLIVRPQAPEQRVWAAVQLARSGAFTCVVLDLTRGVHSGGRPCRVALAEARKLADAAARGGGLLLLLTSPESPADGVVRLRTEARDGDGWSVEVVRSRQGGTGARAVLPWSTLYPALGLEGGGRLLDVAEDAEDGTEDFLREQAGALRNGLGILGQRPGRDAPLPPVRHGLDAALPAH, encoded by the coding sequence ATGAGCGCGGCGGAGCAGCGAGTGGGAGTGGGGCAGGAGACGGGCTCGGTCGTGGCGCGGTTGCGGGAGCGGATCCGCCAGTTGCAGGCGGCGCCCCGGCGCTACCTGGCGGTGCTCCGCACGGGCCTGGACGCGGTGGACGCGCTGCTGCCCGCGGGCGGCCTGCCCCTGGGCCAGGTGGTGGAGCTGTGCGGTGAGGCGGCTTCGGGGCGCACCAGCCTGGCGCTGCAGGCGGTGGCCTCGGCGCATCGGGAAGCGCGGTTGTGCGCCTGGGTGGATGGCCCCCGGGAGCTGTACCCGCCGGCCGCCGCGGGCCTGGGGGTGGACCTGGAGCGGCTGCTCATCGTGCGGCCCCAGGCGCCGGAGCAGCGCGTCTGGGCGGCCGTGCAGCTGGCCCGGAGCGGGGCCTTCACCTGCGTGGTGCTGGACCTGACGCGTGGCGTCCATTCCGGCGGGCGCCCGTGCCGGGTGGCCCTGGCGGAGGCGCGGAAGCTGGCGGACGCGGCGGCGCGTGGGGGCGGGCTGCTCCTGCTGCTCACCTCGCCGGAGTCCCCGGCGGATGGCGTGGTCCGGCTGCGGACGGAGGCCCGGGACGGGGACGGCTGGTCGGTGGAGGTGGTGCGCAGCCGCCAGGGCGGCACGGGCGCGCGGGCGGTGCTGCCGTGGAGCACCCTGTATCCGGCGCTGGGGCTGGAGGGCGGCGGCCGGCTGCTGGACGTGGCGGAGGACGCGGAGGACGGCACGGAGGACTTCCTGCGGGAGCAGGCCGGCGCGCTGCGCAATGGCCTGGGCATCCTGGGCCAGCGTCCCGGCCGTGACGCGCCCCTGCCGCCCGTGCGTCACGGGCTGGACGCGGCCCTGCCGGCGCACTGA